In Corylus avellana chromosome ca2, CavTom2PMs-1.0, the following proteins share a genomic window:
- the LOC132171990 gene encoding calmodulin-like protein 11 gives MSDALTEAQVAEFREAFSLIDKDSDGYITMEELATVIQSLNENPTKEEVQDMIGEVNGDGNGSIDFVDFLNIMARKMKESVAEELKEAFKVFDRDQDGYISANELRNVMINLGERLTDEEAEQMIKEADLDGDGQVSYEEFARMMMLN, from the exons ATGTCGGACGCATTGACAGAAGCTCAGGTTGCCGAGTTCCGGGAGGCCTTCTCCCTCATTGACAAGGACTCCGACG GGTACATCACCATGGAAGAACTGGCAACGGTGATCCAGTCATTAAATGAGAATCCCACGAAAGAAGAAGTTCAAGACATGATTGGTGAAGTTAACGGTGATGGAAACGGGAGCATAGACTTTGTAGACTTCTTGAATATTATGGCAAGAAAAATGAAG GAAAGTGTTGCAGAGGAGCTAAAAGAAGCCTTCAAAGTATTTGATAGGGATCAAGATGGATACATTTCAGCTAATgag CTGAGAAATGTAATGATAAATTTGGGGGAGAGATTGACAGACGAAGAGGCTGAACAGATGATCAAAGAGGCTGATTTAGATGGTGATGGTCAAGTGAGCTATGAAGAATTCGCAAGGATGATGATGCTGAATTGA
- the LOC132168867 gene encoding peptidyl-prolyl cis-trans isomerase CYP63 isoform X3: protein MSEKKNPFVFLDLSIDGDPVERIVIELFADVVPKTAENFRALCTGEKGIGKSTGKPLHYKGSYLHRIIKGFMAQGGDFSRGDGSGGESIYGGKFADENFRLKHDGVGLLSMANCGLNTNGSQFFITFKRQPHLDGKHVVFGKVVKGIEILKKIEQAGTAEGKPARPVKIVDCGKTSESKIPDALGKEKGKKKKLVKAPSSADSSESSDEQVKGRRKKSLKDRRKKRKRRYSSDSNSSDTESDSFSSDTDSDSSLSDSSNSSDGRHRKRRSIKRDKHQRGRKMKDGQRERKRGRRDKRSRQRSKRSLESSSTDSDSTSTSRSSSDDEKTDRHVSAQRTSKNKLSRNLDMRKESSTPLSVKETIVAQQKDLIKTTEDNLSHEEGELSPKNELLNNGHGKEARSDKHANQHSYSDDSSKSSRSPTPKRRSRHSPSTSPKRSPDRKSVEQNQGRASRSVLGNPARRAPEPSSSNHGRVVSRSPSLDGTPKRIRKGRGFTEQYSFARRYRTPSPDRSPRSAYNYGGRNFHERNRDRYSSYRRYYEHSTRGRDRSPRGGRSPPRYGSRRSRSRSSSRSPGGYRGDYRNHNRSRSPIDNRPPVSDRLKSRLGPRIDDQPSPSRGRLRSRSRSRGSPQSRSHDAAPPKHNGRMTSASPIRSSSRSSSPSGQRGLVSYGDASPDSGSR, encoded by the exons AtgagtgagaaaaaaaatccctttgTATTCTTAGATCTGTCAATTGATGGGGATCCTGTGGAAAGAATTGTGATCGAG CTTTTTGCTGATGTTGTCCCTAAGACGGCAGAGAATTTTCGGGCACTCTGTACAG GAGAGAAGGGCATTGGAAAGTCCACTGGGAAACCTTTGCACTACAAGGGATCATATCTTCATCGAATAATTAAAGGATTCATGGCCCAA GGTGGTGATTTTTCAAGGGGAGACG GCAGTGGTGGAGAAAGTATATATGGAGGAAAATTTGCTG ATGAGAATTTTAGGCTGAAGCATGATGGAGTTGGTCTTCTCTCTATGGCAAATTGTGGTTTGAACACAAATGGATCTCAGTTCTTTATAACCTTCAAGCGCCAACCCCATCTTGATGG GAAACATGTTGTTTTTGGGAAAGTTGTGAAAGGAAtagagattttgaagaaaattgagCAGGCGGGAACAGCTGAAGGGAAACCTGCTCGACCTGTGAAAATTGTAGATTGTGGTAAAACTTCTGAAAGTAAGATTCCGGATGCACTTGGGAAAGAGAAAG ggaaaaagaaaaaattggtgaAGGCTCCATCTTCTGCTGATAGTTCTGAATCTTCTGATGAGCAAGTGAAAGGAAGACGCAAGAAATCTCTGAAGgacagaagaaagaaaagaaaaaggagataTTCATCTGATTCAAACAGCTCTGACACGGAATCTGATTCTTTTTCTTCAGATACTGATTCAGATTCATCTCTATCTGATTCAAGTAACTCAAGTGATGGAAGGCATAGGAAGAGGAGGTCCATAAAAAGAGATAAGCACCAGCGTGGGAGGAAAATGAAGGATGGgcaaagagagaggaagagaggccGCCGTGACAAACGATCAAGGCAAAGGTCTAAAAG GAGTTTGGAGAGTTCGAGTACAGATAGTGATAGTACTAGTACTAGCAGAAGTAGTTCTGATGATGAAAAAACTGATCGTCATGTTTCTGCTCAGAGAACAAGTAAAAATAAACTATCAAGGAATCTTG ATATGCGAAAGGAATCCTCAACCCCTCTCTCAGTAAAAGAAACTATTGTAGCACAACAGAAGGATCTCATAAAGACCACTGAGGACAACTTGTCACATGAAGAAGGCGAACTGTCTCCAAAAAATGAACTTTTAAACAATGGCCATGGCAAAGAAGCTAGATCTGATAAACATGCTAATCAGCATTCCTATTCAGATGACTCCAGTAAATCCAG CAGAAGTCCGACTCCCAAAAGAAGGTCAAGACACAGTCCAAGCACAAGTCCAAAAAGAAGTCCTGATAGGAAGTCTGTTGAGCAAAATCAGGGAAGGGCTTCTAGGAGTGTGCTGGGAAATCCTGCACGCAGAGCCCCCGAACCGTCTTCCTCAAACCATGGCCGGGTTGTGTCAAGAAGCCCTTCTCTGGATGGCACTCCAAAGCGCATCAGAAAAGGGCGTGGCTTCACTGAGCAGTACTCGTTTGCACGTCGGTACCGTACTCCATCTCCAGACCGTTCACCTCGAAGTGCCTACAATTATGGTGGAAGAAATTTTCATGAGAGGAACCGTGATAG GTATTCAAGCTATAGAAGGTATTATGAGCATTCGACACGTGGACGTGATCGAAGCCCACGGGGAGGCAGAAGCCCTCCCAG ATACGGTAGCAGGAGAAGTCGAAGTAGGAGCAGTTCTCGCAGTCCAGGTGGTTATCGAGGTGATTACAGGAACCATAACCGTAGCCGGAGTCCAATAGATAATCGACCTCCAGTGAGTGATAGATTAAAATCTCGTCTTGGTCCCCGAATTGATGATCAGCCCTCTCCATCAAGAGGAAGGTTGAGATCCAGGTCCAGGAGTCGTGGGTCCCCTCAGTCCAGATCTCATGATGCTGCACCACCAAAGCATAATGGCAGAATGACTTCTGCATCTCCCATCAGGTCTAGCTCAAGATCAAGCTCCCCATCTGGCCAAAGGGGGTTGGTTTCCTATGGAGATGCCAGTCCTGAT
- the LOC132168867 gene encoding peptidyl-prolyl cis-trans isomerase CYP63 isoform X2, whose protein sequence is MSEKKNPFVFLDLSIDGDPVERIVIELFADVVPKTAENFRALCTGEKGIGKSTGKPLHYKGSYLHRIIKGFMAQGGDFSRGDGSGGESIYGGKFADENFRLKHDGVGLLSMANCGLNTNGSQFFITFKRQPHLDGKHVVFGKVVKGIEILKKIEQAGTAEGKPARPVKIVDCGKTSESKIPDALGKEKGKKKKLVKAPSSADSSESSDEQVKGRRKKSLKDRRKKRKRRYSSDSNSSDTESDSFSSDTDSDSSLSDSSNSSDGRHRKRRSIKRDKHQRGRKMKDGQRERKRGRRDKRSRQRSKSLIVRSLESSSTDSDSTSTSRSSSDDEKTDRHVSAQRTSKNKLSRNLDMRKESSTPLSVKETIVAQQKDLIKTTEDNLSHEEGELSPKNELLNNGHGKEARSDKHANQHSYSDDSSKSRSPTPKRRSRHSPSTSPKRSPDRKSVEQNQGRASRSVLGNPARRAPEPSSSNHGRVVSRSPSLDGTPKRIRKGRGFTEQYSFARRYRTPSPDRSPRSAYNYGGRNFHERNRDRYSSYRRYYEHSTRGRDRSPRGGRSPPRYGSRRSRSRSSSRSPGGYRGDYRNHNRSRSPIDNRPPVSDRLKSRLGPRIDDQPSPSRGRLRSRSRSRGSPQSRSHDAAPPKHNGRMTSASPIRSSSRSSSPSGQRGLVSYGDASPDSGSR, encoded by the exons AtgagtgagaaaaaaaatccctttgTATTCTTAGATCTGTCAATTGATGGGGATCCTGTGGAAAGAATTGTGATCGAG CTTTTTGCTGATGTTGTCCCTAAGACGGCAGAGAATTTTCGGGCACTCTGTACAG GAGAGAAGGGCATTGGAAAGTCCACTGGGAAACCTTTGCACTACAAGGGATCATATCTTCATCGAATAATTAAAGGATTCATGGCCCAA GGTGGTGATTTTTCAAGGGGAGACG GCAGTGGTGGAGAAAGTATATATGGAGGAAAATTTGCTG ATGAGAATTTTAGGCTGAAGCATGATGGAGTTGGTCTTCTCTCTATGGCAAATTGTGGTTTGAACACAAATGGATCTCAGTTCTTTATAACCTTCAAGCGCCAACCCCATCTTGATGG GAAACATGTTGTTTTTGGGAAAGTTGTGAAAGGAAtagagattttgaagaaaattgagCAGGCGGGAACAGCTGAAGGGAAACCTGCTCGACCTGTGAAAATTGTAGATTGTGGTAAAACTTCTGAAAGTAAGATTCCGGATGCACTTGGGAAAGAGAAAG ggaaaaagaaaaaattggtgaAGGCTCCATCTTCTGCTGATAGTTCTGAATCTTCTGATGAGCAAGTGAAAGGAAGACGCAAGAAATCTCTGAAGgacagaagaaagaaaagaaaaaggagataTTCATCTGATTCAAACAGCTCTGACACGGAATCTGATTCTTTTTCTTCAGATACTGATTCAGATTCATCTCTATCTGATTCAAGTAACTCAAGTGATGGAAGGCATAGGAAGAGGAGGTCCATAAAAAGAGATAAGCACCAGCGTGGGAGGAAAATGAAGGATGGgcaaagagagaggaagagaggccGCCGTGACAAACGATCAAGGCAAAGGTCTAAAAG CCTTATTGTCAGGAGTTTGGAGAGTTCGAGTACAGATAGTGATAGTACTAGTACTAGCAGAAGTAGTTCTGATGATGAAAAAACTGATCGTCATGTTTCTGCTCAGAGAACAAGTAAAAATAAACTATCAAGGAATCTTG ATATGCGAAAGGAATCCTCAACCCCTCTCTCAGTAAAAGAAACTATTGTAGCACAACAGAAGGATCTCATAAAGACCACTGAGGACAACTTGTCACATGAAGAAGGCGAACTGTCTCCAAAAAATGAACTTTTAAACAATGGCCATGGCAAAGAAGCTAGATCTGATAAACATGCTAATCAGCATTCCTATTCAGATGACTCCAGTAAATCCAG AAGTCCGACTCCCAAAAGAAGGTCAAGACACAGTCCAAGCACAAGTCCAAAAAGAAGTCCTGATAGGAAGTCTGTTGAGCAAAATCAGGGAAGGGCTTCTAGGAGTGTGCTGGGAAATCCTGCACGCAGAGCCCCCGAACCGTCTTCCTCAAACCATGGCCGGGTTGTGTCAAGAAGCCCTTCTCTGGATGGCACTCCAAAGCGCATCAGAAAAGGGCGTGGCTTCACTGAGCAGTACTCGTTTGCACGTCGGTACCGTACTCCATCTCCAGACCGTTCACCTCGAAGTGCCTACAATTATGGTGGAAGAAATTTTCATGAGAGGAACCGTGATAG GTATTCAAGCTATAGAAGGTATTATGAGCATTCGACACGTGGACGTGATCGAAGCCCACGGGGAGGCAGAAGCCCTCCCAG ATACGGTAGCAGGAGAAGTCGAAGTAGGAGCAGTTCTCGCAGTCCAGGTGGTTATCGAGGTGATTACAGGAACCATAACCGTAGCCGGAGTCCAATAGATAATCGACCTCCAGTGAGTGATAGATTAAAATCTCGTCTTGGTCCCCGAATTGATGATCAGCCCTCTCCATCAAGAGGAAGGTTGAGATCCAGGTCCAGGAGTCGTGGGTCCCCTCAGTCCAGATCTCATGATGCTGCACCACCAAAGCATAATGGCAGAATGACTTCTGCATCTCCCATCAGGTCTAGCTCAAGATCAAGCTCCCCATCTGGCCAAAGGGGGTTGGTTTCCTATGGAGATGCCAGTCCTGAT
- the LOC132168924 gene encoding uncharacterized protein LOC132168924, producing MGTASPQNLEEYSATSTVTTFDRPVPLLRGPIRAGPLDDPSTGPYVLAFRDPQAWASAFKSCESKLVDQCEHGARVGCAIAASNKCKLPWWRAMVGQRATDLSERERCEEREMEGCVLAAKEKCIGFARDKCATPFRDARVAVREGRVRMKDLGKLIAWAPVAYRSTWVNLIGLDQLGGRVLAVTNYRASELLGPDTNFERVLKSGN from the coding sequence ATGGGAACCGCATCACCGCAAAATCTGGAGGAGTACTCGGCCACCTCCACAGTGACAACATTCGATCGCCCGGTGCCCTTGCTCCGCGGACCCATCCGGGCCGGTCCACTGGACGACCCATCGACCGGACCGTACGTGCTCGCGTTTCGGGACCCCCAAGCCTGGGCCTCCGCATTCAAATCCTGCGAGTCCAAGCTCGTGGACCAGTGCGAGCATGGCGCGAGAGTCGGGTGCGCCATTGCCGCGTCCAACAAGTGCAAACTCCCTTGGTGGCGCGCCATGGTTGGCCAGAGGGCGACGGATCTGAGCGAGCGCGAGAGGTGCGAGGAGCGAGAAATGGAGGGTTGTGTCTTGGCAGCGAAGGAGAAGTGTATTGGGTTCGCGAGGGACAAGTGTGCGACGCCTTTTCGGGATGCGCGGGTTGCGGTGAGGGAAGGGCGGGTGAGGATGAAGGATCTTGGAAAGTTGATCGCTTGGGCACCGGTTGCCTATAGGAGTACGTGGGTGAATCTGATTGGATTGGATCAATTGGGTGGGCGGGTTTTGGCGGTGACGAATTATAGGGCTAGTGAATTGCTCGGTCCTGATACCAATTTTGAAAGGGTTTTAAAAAGCGGAAATTGA
- the LOC132168867 gene encoding peptidyl-prolyl cis-trans isomerase CYP63 isoform X4 has protein sequence MSEKKNPFVFLDLSIDGDPVERIVIELFADVVPKTAENFRALCTGEKGIGKSTGKPLHYKGSYLHRIIKGFMAQGGDFSRGDGSGGESIYGGKFADENFRLKHDGVGLLSMANCGLNTNGSQFFITFKRQPHLDGKHVVFGKVVKGIEILKKIEQAGTAEGKPARPVKIVDCGKTSESKIPDALGKEKGKKKKLVKAPSSADSSESSDEQVKGRRKKSLKDRRKKRKRRYSSDSNSSDTESDSFSSDTDSDSSLSDSSNSSDGRHRKRRSIKRDKHQRGRKMKDGQRERKRGRRDKRSRQRSKRSLESSSTDSDSTSTSRSSSDDEKTDRHVSAQRTSKNKLSRNLDMRKESSTPLSVKETIVAQQKDLIKTTEDNLSHEEGELSPKNELLNNGHGKEARSDKHANQHSYSDDSSKSRSPTPKRRSRHSPSTSPKRSPDRKSVEQNQGRASRSVLGNPARRAPEPSSSNHGRVVSRSPSLDGTPKRIRKGRGFTEQYSFARRYRTPSPDRSPRSAYNYGGRNFHERNRDRYSSYRRYYEHSTRGRDRSPRGGRSPPRYGSRRSRSRSSSRSPGGYRGDYRNHNRSRSPIDNRPPVSDRLKSRLGPRIDDQPSPSRGRLRSRSRSRGSPQSRSHDAAPPKHNGRMTSASPIRSSSRSSSPSGQRGLVSYGDASPDSGSR, from the exons AtgagtgagaaaaaaaatccctttgTATTCTTAGATCTGTCAATTGATGGGGATCCTGTGGAAAGAATTGTGATCGAG CTTTTTGCTGATGTTGTCCCTAAGACGGCAGAGAATTTTCGGGCACTCTGTACAG GAGAGAAGGGCATTGGAAAGTCCACTGGGAAACCTTTGCACTACAAGGGATCATATCTTCATCGAATAATTAAAGGATTCATGGCCCAA GGTGGTGATTTTTCAAGGGGAGACG GCAGTGGTGGAGAAAGTATATATGGAGGAAAATTTGCTG ATGAGAATTTTAGGCTGAAGCATGATGGAGTTGGTCTTCTCTCTATGGCAAATTGTGGTTTGAACACAAATGGATCTCAGTTCTTTATAACCTTCAAGCGCCAACCCCATCTTGATGG GAAACATGTTGTTTTTGGGAAAGTTGTGAAAGGAAtagagattttgaagaaaattgagCAGGCGGGAACAGCTGAAGGGAAACCTGCTCGACCTGTGAAAATTGTAGATTGTGGTAAAACTTCTGAAAGTAAGATTCCGGATGCACTTGGGAAAGAGAAAG ggaaaaagaaaaaattggtgaAGGCTCCATCTTCTGCTGATAGTTCTGAATCTTCTGATGAGCAAGTGAAAGGAAGACGCAAGAAATCTCTGAAGgacagaagaaagaaaagaaaaaggagataTTCATCTGATTCAAACAGCTCTGACACGGAATCTGATTCTTTTTCTTCAGATACTGATTCAGATTCATCTCTATCTGATTCAAGTAACTCAAGTGATGGAAGGCATAGGAAGAGGAGGTCCATAAAAAGAGATAAGCACCAGCGTGGGAGGAAAATGAAGGATGGgcaaagagagaggaagagaggccGCCGTGACAAACGATCAAGGCAAAGGTCTAAAAG GAGTTTGGAGAGTTCGAGTACAGATAGTGATAGTACTAGTACTAGCAGAAGTAGTTCTGATGATGAAAAAACTGATCGTCATGTTTCTGCTCAGAGAACAAGTAAAAATAAACTATCAAGGAATCTTG ATATGCGAAAGGAATCCTCAACCCCTCTCTCAGTAAAAGAAACTATTGTAGCACAACAGAAGGATCTCATAAAGACCACTGAGGACAACTTGTCACATGAAGAAGGCGAACTGTCTCCAAAAAATGAACTTTTAAACAATGGCCATGGCAAAGAAGCTAGATCTGATAAACATGCTAATCAGCATTCCTATTCAGATGACTCCAGTAAATCCAG AAGTCCGACTCCCAAAAGAAGGTCAAGACACAGTCCAAGCACAAGTCCAAAAAGAAGTCCTGATAGGAAGTCTGTTGAGCAAAATCAGGGAAGGGCTTCTAGGAGTGTGCTGGGAAATCCTGCACGCAGAGCCCCCGAACCGTCTTCCTCAAACCATGGCCGGGTTGTGTCAAGAAGCCCTTCTCTGGATGGCACTCCAAAGCGCATCAGAAAAGGGCGTGGCTTCACTGAGCAGTACTCGTTTGCACGTCGGTACCGTACTCCATCTCCAGACCGTTCACCTCGAAGTGCCTACAATTATGGTGGAAGAAATTTTCATGAGAGGAACCGTGATAG GTATTCAAGCTATAGAAGGTATTATGAGCATTCGACACGTGGACGTGATCGAAGCCCACGGGGAGGCAGAAGCCCTCCCAG ATACGGTAGCAGGAGAAGTCGAAGTAGGAGCAGTTCTCGCAGTCCAGGTGGTTATCGAGGTGATTACAGGAACCATAACCGTAGCCGGAGTCCAATAGATAATCGACCTCCAGTGAGTGATAGATTAAAATCTCGTCTTGGTCCCCGAATTGATGATCAGCCCTCTCCATCAAGAGGAAGGTTGAGATCCAGGTCCAGGAGTCGTGGGTCCCCTCAGTCCAGATCTCATGATGCTGCACCACCAAAGCATAATGGCAGAATGACTTCTGCATCTCCCATCAGGTCTAGCTCAAGATCAAGCTCCCCATCTGGCCAAAGGGGGTTGGTTTCCTATGGAGATGCCAGTCCTGAT
- the LOC132168867 gene encoding peptidyl-prolyl cis-trans isomerase CYP63 isoform X1 encodes MSEKKNPFVFLDLSIDGDPVERIVIELFADVVPKTAENFRALCTGEKGIGKSTGKPLHYKGSYLHRIIKGFMAQGGDFSRGDGSGGESIYGGKFADENFRLKHDGVGLLSMANCGLNTNGSQFFITFKRQPHLDGKHVVFGKVVKGIEILKKIEQAGTAEGKPARPVKIVDCGKTSESKIPDALGKEKGKKKKLVKAPSSADSSESSDEQVKGRRKKSLKDRRKKRKRRYSSDSNSSDTESDSFSSDTDSDSSLSDSSNSSDGRHRKRRSIKRDKHQRGRKMKDGQRERKRGRRDKRSRQRSKSLIVRSLESSSTDSDSTSTSRSSSDDEKTDRHVSAQRTSKNKLSRNLDMRKESSTPLSVKETIVAQQKDLIKTTEDNLSHEEGELSPKNELLNNGHGKEARSDKHANQHSYSDDSSKSSRSPTPKRRSRHSPSTSPKRSPDRKSVEQNQGRASRSVLGNPARRAPEPSSSNHGRVVSRSPSLDGTPKRIRKGRGFTEQYSFARRYRTPSPDRSPRSAYNYGGRNFHERNRDRYSSYRRYYEHSTRGRDRSPRGGRSPPRYGSRRSRSRSSSRSPGGYRGDYRNHNRSRSPIDNRPPVSDRLKSRLGPRIDDQPSPSRGRLRSRSRSRGSPQSRSHDAAPPKHNGRMTSASPIRSSSRSSSPSGQRGLVSYGDASPDSGSR; translated from the exons AtgagtgagaaaaaaaatccctttgTATTCTTAGATCTGTCAATTGATGGGGATCCTGTGGAAAGAATTGTGATCGAG CTTTTTGCTGATGTTGTCCCTAAGACGGCAGAGAATTTTCGGGCACTCTGTACAG GAGAGAAGGGCATTGGAAAGTCCACTGGGAAACCTTTGCACTACAAGGGATCATATCTTCATCGAATAATTAAAGGATTCATGGCCCAA GGTGGTGATTTTTCAAGGGGAGACG GCAGTGGTGGAGAAAGTATATATGGAGGAAAATTTGCTG ATGAGAATTTTAGGCTGAAGCATGATGGAGTTGGTCTTCTCTCTATGGCAAATTGTGGTTTGAACACAAATGGATCTCAGTTCTTTATAACCTTCAAGCGCCAACCCCATCTTGATGG GAAACATGTTGTTTTTGGGAAAGTTGTGAAAGGAAtagagattttgaagaaaattgagCAGGCGGGAACAGCTGAAGGGAAACCTGCTCGACCTGTGAAAATTGTAGATTGTGGTAAAACTTCTGAAAGTAAGATTCCGGATGCACTTGGGAAAGAGAAAG ggaaaaagaaaaaattggtgaAGGCTCCATCTTCTGCTGATAGTTCTGAATCTTCTGATGAGCAAGTGAAAGGAAGACGCAAGAAATCTCTGAAGgacagaagaaagaaaagaaaaaggagataTTCATCTGATTCAAACAGCTCTGACACGGAATCTGATTCTTTTTCTTCAGATACTGATTCAGATTCATCTCTATCTGATTCAAGTAACTCAAGTGATGGAAGGCATAGGAAGAGGAGGTCCATAAAAAGAGATAAGCACCAGCGTGGGAGGAAAATGAAGGATGGgcaaagagagaggaagagaggccGCCGTGACAAACGATCAAGGCAAAGGTCTAAAAG CCTTATTGTCAGGAGTTTGGAGAGTTCGAGTACAGATAGTGATAGTACTAGTACTAGCAGAAGTAGTTCTGATGATGAAAAAACTGATCGTCATGTTTCTGCTCAGAGAACAAGTAAAAATAAACTATCAAGGAATCTTG ATATGCGAAAGGAATCCTCAACCCCTCTCTCAGTAAAAGAAACTATTGTAGCACAACAGAAGGATCTCATAAAGACCACTGAGGACAACTTGTCACATGAAGAAGGCGAACTGTCTCCAAAAAATGAACTTTTAAACAATGGCCATGGCAAAGAAGCTAGATCTGATAAACATGCTAATCAGCATTCCTATTCAGATGACTCCAGTAAATCCAG CAGAAGTCCGACTCCCAAAAGAAGGTCAAGACACAGTCCAAGCACAAGTCCAAAAAGAAGTCCTGATAGGAAGTCTGTTGAGCAAAATCAGGGAAGGGCTTCTAGGAGTGTGCTGGGAAATCCTGCACGCAGAGCCCCCGAACCGTCTTCCTCAAACCATGGCCGGGTTGTGTCAAGAAGCCCTTCTCTGGATGGCACTCCAAAGCGCATCAGAAAAGGGCGTGGCTTCACTGAGCAGTACTCGTTTGCACGTCGGTACCGTACTCCATCTCCAGACCGTTCACCTCGAAGTGCCTACAATTATGGTGGAAGAAATTTTCATGAGAGGAACCGTGATAG GTATTCAAGCTATAGAAGGTATTATGAGCATTCGACACGTGGACGTGATCGAAGCCCACGGGGAGGCAGAAGCCCTCCCAG ATACGGTAGCAGGAGAAGTCGAAGTAGGAGCAGTTCTCGCAGTCCAGGTGGTTATCGAGGTGATTACAGGAACCATAACCGTAGCCGGAGTCCAATAGATAATCGACCTCCAGTGAGTGATAGATTAAAATCTCGTCTTGGTCCCCGAATTGATGATCAGCCCTCTCCATCAAGAGGAAGGTTGAGATCCAGGTCCAGGAGTCGTGGGTCCCCTCAGTCCAGATCTCATGATGCTGCACCACCAAAGCATAATGGCAGAATGACTTCTGCATCTCCCATCAGGTCTAGCTCAAGATCAAGCTCCCCATCTGGCCAAAGGGGGTTGGTTTCCTATGGAGATGCCAGTCCTGAT